Proteins from a single region of Gossypium arboreum isolate Shixiya-1 chromosome 1, ASM2569848v2, whole genome shotgun sequence:
- the LOC108481700 gene encoding uncharacterized protein LOC108481700, with translation MESGDYQITMFVFNIPVTMHWKGLWTLFIYHGKVVDAFIPEKKRKCGKRFGFVRFINFLDAQRTISRLNGFVILGCRIWVKIARFKGRREIWRRATMQRKTLVIKEAKHKGVEDVTRRKEAEKELEEARKANMLERSIGDELSAREPNKTKVVQGHVEDELLWKL, from the coding sequence ATGGAATCGGGTGATTATCAGATTACGATGTTCGTGTTCAATATTCCGGTGACTATGCATTGGAAAGGGTTATGGACATTATTTATTTATCATGGCAAGGTGGTCGATGCTTTCATACCGGAGAAAAAACGTAAATGTGGCAAAAGATTTGGATTTGTTAGATTCATCAATTTCTTAGATGCTCAGAGGACGATATCACGACTAAATGGTTTTGTGATTTTAGGGTGTAGAATCTGGGTGAAGATAGCAAGATTTAAAGGCAGGAGAGAAATATGGAGGAGGGCAACTATGCAACGTAAAACATTGGTAATCAAAGAAGCAAAACATAAAGGTGTGGAAGATGTGACAAGAAGAAAGGAAGCTGAAAAGGAGTTAGAGGAAGCAAGGAAAGCTAACATGCTTGAAAGAAGTATAGGAGATGAATTGAGTGCAAGAGAGCCGAATAAAACAAAAGTTGTACAAGGACACGTTGAGGATGAGTTACTGTGGAAACTTTAG